In Ochotona princeps isolate mOchPri1 chromosome 22, mOchPri1.hap1, whole genome shotgun sequence, the following are encoded in one genomic region:
- the DYNLRB1 gene encoding dynein light chain roadblock-type 1, with the protein MAEVEETLKRLQSQKGVQGIIVVNTEGIPIKSTMDNPTTTQYANLMHNFILKARSTVREIDPQNDLTFLRIRSKKNEIMVAPDKDYFLIVIQNPTE; encoded by the exons GCAGAGGTGGAGGAGACACTGAAGCGACTTCAGAGCCAGAAGGGGGTGCAAGGGATCATCGTGGTGAACACAGAAG GCATTCCCATCAAGAGCACCATGGACAACCCCACCACCACACAGTACGCCAACCTCATGCACAACTTCATCTTGAAGGCTCGGAGCACCGTGCGCGAAATTGACCCACAGAACGACCTCACCTTCCTTCGAATTCGCTCCAAGAAAAATGAGATTATGGTTGCACCAG ATAAAGACTATTTCCTGATTGTGATTCAGAATCCAACTGAATAA